A stretch of the Medicago truncatula cultivar Jemalong A17 chromosome 5, MtrunA17r5.0-ANR, whole genome shotgun sequence genome encodes the following:
- the LOC11436596 gene encoding TLC domain-containing protein 4 — protein MLASKEIMKFKSYQNQANLFVKEYLLADPLIPYTSIIGGIFACKMVYDLTQLFSTIHFKSYSSLTRIQRIEWNNRAMSTIHSIFITTMSLYLVFCSNLYSDSESAELLTERSSALSTFALGVSVGYFMADLGMIFWFFPALGGYEYVIHHLFSLVAVAYSMLSGEGQLYTYMVLISETTTPGINLRWYLDVAGMKRSKAYLINGVVIFIAWLVARILLFVYMFYHAYLHFDQVQQMHPFGQILVVVVPVVLSVMNLIWFSKIIKGLMKTLAKRQ, from the exons ATGTTGGCTTCTAAAGAAATCATGAAATTCAAATCATACCAGAACCAGGCTAATTTGTTTGTGAAGGAATATTTATTAGCAGACCCTCTGATACCATATACTTCCATTATTGGTGGCATTTTTGCTTGCAAGATG GTCTATGATCTTACTCAGCTTTTTAGCACTATCCATTTTAAGAGCTATTCCAGCCTCACTAGAATCCAACGTATTGAGTGGAATAACCG TGCTATGTCAACTATCCATTCCATTTTTATAACAACTATGTCTTTGTACTTGGTGTTTTGCTCAAATCTATATTCTGATAGCGAGTCAGCTGAACTTCTTACAGAACGGAGTTCTGCGTTGTCTACGTTTGCTCTGGGG GTTTCTGTTGGTTACTTCATGGCTGACCTGGGAatgatattttggttttttcctGCTCTTGGTGGATATGAGTAT GTGATTCATCATCTCTTTTCTTTAGTAGCAGTAGCCTATTCAATGTTGAGTGGAGAAGGACAGCTGTACACATACATGGTTCTCATCTCTGAGACAACAACTCCTGGAATCAATTTGAGATG GTATCTTGATGTAGCTGGAATGAAAAGGTCAAAAGCTTATCTCATCAATGGGGTTGTGATATTCATTGCTTGGCTG GTTGCCAGAATACTTTTGTTCGTGTACATGTTTTATCATGCTTACTTGCACTTTGATCAG GTTCAGCAGATGCACCCATTTGGGCAAATACTAGTTGTTGTTGTACCGGTGGTGCTGTCAGTTATGAACTTGATTTGGTTTTCAAAGATTATCAAAGGGCTAATGAAGACATTAGCGAAGAGgcagtga